The proteins below are encoded in one region of Peribacillus muralis:
- a CDS encoding Maf family protein, with translation MQPLILASSSPRRKELLQFLQIPFESINSNVDESIDDTMCPDAAVKELASRKAKAIAAAYQERWVIGSDTVVVLDGRILGKPTSRADGKRMLEMLSGRTHDVYTGVAILFGEHCKVFAEKTEVTFWELPEAEIDRYLDSGEPFDKAGGYGIQGYGSLLVKQIKGDYFSVVGLPVSRLARELKSMQADLG, from the coding sequence ATGCAGCCATTGATTTTAGCTTCTTCATCACCACGTCGCAAAGAACTTCTGCAATTTCTACAAATCCCCTTCGAAAGCATCAATTCCAATGTCGATGAAAGTATTGATGATACGATGTGTCCGGATGCTGCGGTGAAAGAGCTTGCCTCGCGTAAAGCGAAAGCCATTGCAGCAGCGTATCAGGAACGCTGGGTAATCGGTTCGGACACGGTTGTCGTCCTTGATGGAAGGATATTAGGCAAGCCAACAAGCCGAGCGGATGGAAAAAGGATGCTGGAGATGTTATCTGGCAGGACACATGATGTATATACGGGTGTTGCCATCTTATTCGGTGAGCATTGCAAAGTGTTCGCGGAAAAAACGGAAGTGACATTTTGGGAGCTGCCAGAAGCTGAAATCGACCGTTATCTGGATAGCGGGGAACCTTTTGATAAAGCTGGCGGCTACGGGATACAAGGATACGGATCCCTGCTTGTCAAACAAATCAAAGGGGACTATTTCTCTGTCGTCGGGCTTCCGGTTTCAAGATTGGCCCGTGAGCTCAAGTCGATGCAGGCGGACTTAGGCTGA